A genomic window from Cloacibacillus evryensis DSM 19522 includes:
- a CDS encoding AAA family ATPase — MIKIAIYGKGGIGKSTTASNIAAAFAQSGMRVMQIGCDPKADSTVNLRGGRDVPTVLELIRSRGEALTLEEMVTPGFAGVLCAEAGGPAPGLGCAGRGIIAAMEKLKEKRAFEIYRPDAVIYDVLGDVVCGGFAMPIREGYAEKVFVVTSGENMAIHAAANIAEAVANFRSRGYATLGGVILNRRNVPREEEKAAELASDVASKVIGALNFSPVVQQAEERRQTVLEAFPDSPMAEEYRELARRVLAACGA, encoded by the coding sequence ATGATAAAGATCGCAATTTACGGCAAGGGCGGTATCGGCAAGTCGACGACGGCTTCAAATATCGCGGCGGCTTTCGCGCAGTCGGGGATGCGTGTGATGCAGATCGGCTGCGACCCGAAGGCCGATTCGACGGTGAACCTGCGCGGCGGCAGGGATGTGCCGACCGTGCTCGAACTGATCAGGAGCAGGGGCGAGGCGCTTACGCTTGAAGAGATGGTGACGCCGGGGTTCGCGGGCGTGCTCTGTGCGGAGGCGGGCGGTCCCGCGCCCGGGCTCGGCTGTGCCGGGCGCGGCATCATCGCCGCGATGGAGAAGCTGAAGGAGAAGCGGGCTTTTGAGATATACCGCCCCGACGCGGTGATCTACGACGTGCTTGGCGACGTGGTATGCGGCGGTTTTGCGATGCCGATACGCGAAGGCTACGCCGAAAAGGTTTTCGTCGTCACCTCCGGCGAGAATATGGCGATCCACGCGGCGGCCAACATCGCCGAAGCGGTCGCCAATTTTCGTTCGCGCGGCTACGCGACGCTCGGCGGCGTGATTTTGAACCGCCGCAATGTGCCGCGCGAGGAGGAGAAGGCGGCGGAGCTGGCCTCCGATGTGGCGTCGAAGGTGATCGGCGCGCTGAATTTCAGTCCGGTCGTCCAGCAGGCGGAGGAGCGCCGCCAGACGGTGCTGGAAGCCTTTCCCGACAGCCCGATGGCGGAGGAGTACCGCGAACTTGCGCGGCGCGTGCTCGCCGCCTGCGGTGCGTGA